One Nostoc sp. UHCC 0302 DNA window includes the following coding sequences:
- a CDS encoding phosphate ABC transporter substrate-binding protein: MSQKNETLSLFLAAVITIGLIFGGLWFLMERWAQLNRIVPNQSGNSKPTNPLAFGNLLFNKCNEPKLPTGTFNYGGSTTWATIRKEADPALQSLCPQFILRYTQPAFDKPGSGTGIRMLIENQLAFAQSSRSIKAEENVQAQKKGFSLKEIPVGIDGIAIAVNPNLNIPGLTVAQLKDIYTGKITKWQEVGGPNLPITPFSRKKESGGTVEFFVENVLGKVNFGNNVRYIDTTTEALRKLASTPGSIYYASAPEVVPQCVIKPLPLGRTSRQLVAPYREPYIPPSLCPTQRNQLNTQAFRSGEYPITRNLFVIVKQNGQTDQQAGQAYADWLLSSQGQELVEQAGFVRIK; encoded by the coding sequence ATGTCTCAGAAAAACGAAACACTTAGCCTTTTCTTAGCCGCTGTCATTACCATTGGTTTAATCTTTGGTGGTTTATGGTTTCTGATGGAACGGTGGGCGCAATTAAATAGAATTGTTCCTAACCAATCGGGGAATAGCAAGCCAACAAATCCTTTGGCTTTTGGAAACCTGTTGTTCAACAAATGTAACGAGCCAAAGCTTCCAACAGGGACATTTAATTATGGTGGTAGCACAACTTGGGCAACCATCCGTAAAGAAGCAGATCCTGCACTGCAAAGCCTCTGCCCTCAATTTATTTTACGTTACACTCAACCTGCATTTGACAAGCCAGGATCTGGTACTGGGATACGGATGTTGATAGAAAATCAACTGGCTTTTGCCCAGTCTTCTCGCTCAATCAAAGCTGAAGAAAATGTACAAGCTCAAAAAAAAGGATTTAGCCTCAAAGAAATTCCAGTAGGGATTGATGGGATAGCGATCGCAGTCAACCCTAATCTTAATATTCCTGGTTTAACTGTTGCCCAACTCAAAGATATTTACACTGGCAAGATTACAAAATGGCAAGAAGTAGGCGGCCCCAATCTACCCATCACCCCATTCTCTCGCAAGAAAGAGTCTGGAGGTACAGTGGAATTCTTTGTGGAAAATGTTTTAGGAAAAGTAAATTTTGGTAACAACGTTCGTTATATTGACACCACTACTGAAGCCCTACGAAAATTGGCTTCGACTCCTGGCAGCATCTACTATGCTTCTGCCCCAGAAGTTGTACCCCAATGCGTCATTAAGCCCCTGCCACTGGGACGCACGTCCAGACAACTAGTAGCTCCTTACCGAGAACCCTACATACCTCCATCTCTATGTCCCACTCAGCGTAATCAGTTGAATACTCAAGCGTTTCGCAGTGGAGAATACCCAATTACTCGCAATTTATTTGTAATTGTTAAACAAAATGGGCAAACAGACCAGCAAGCAGGGCAAGCTTATGCAGACTGGTTGTTATCGTCTCAAGGTCAAGAACTAGTTGAACAAGCTGGATTCGTCAGAATCAAGTGA
- a CDS encoding serine/threonine-protein kinase, whose amino-acid sequence MEVYCTRPRCPRPQNYFADLDDITTLKTAQQKYCITCGMPLMLDGRYVPIKLLGRGGFGAAFLARDRRIPGMRQCVVKQFQPAGNLTSAQLQQAQQMFEREAEVLAEIGNQHDHIPDLFAFFPVIVNSLQSGQQDQFFYLVQEYIDGQNLQEELAHKGKFSEQQILELLQEILKVLKFVHDRGIIHRDIKPSNIMRRRDGKLFLLDFGAVKQVTNVPSGSAYSTGIYSLGFAPPEQMAGGQVFPSTDLYALAVTILTLLTDQEATKLFDAYSNQWQWRTQASVSPQLADILDKMLLAAANQRFHSADEVLSALTQHVIPPTILPSTQPQQPQQPQQRPRPIQSQPAFSTIELLIGAGFSGFEGALIAIALLSLLKSPIITLATAATILGILIFAQTRRWIEKFDLLIIPGISFAIIFFLPLLQGGLGIQQIVILALGAALVAIALTSLFRLIYKLLSLIL is encoded by the coding sequence ATGGAAGTTTACTGCACTCGTCCACGCTGCCCACGCCCACAAAACTATTTTGCGGATTTAGATGATATTACGACGCTGAAAACAGCGCAGCAAAAATACTGTATTACCTGTGGGATGCCCCTGATGTTAGATGGTCGTTACGTACCAATTAAGCTGCTAGGAAGGGGAGGATTTGGAGCAGCTTTTTTGGCACGCGATCGCCGAATTCCAGGAATGCGTCAATGCGTGGTTAAACAATTCCAACCAGCAGGAAATTTAACCTCAGCTCAACTGCAACAAGCACAGCAGATGTTTGAGAGAGAGGCAGAAGTTTTAGCCGAAATAGGTAATCAACACGATCATATACCTGACTTGTTTGCCTTCTTTCCAGTTATAGTTAATAGTTTGCAATCAGGACAGCAAGACCAGTTTTTTTACTTAGTGCAAGAATACATTGATGGGCAAAACCTCCAGGAAGAATTAGCTCACAAAGGTAAATTCTCTGAGCAGCAAATTTTAGAATTACTACAAGAAATTCTTAAGGTACTAAAGTTTGTGCATGATCGAGGCATTATCCACAGAGACATTAAACCATCTAACATCATGCGTCGTCGTGATGGTAAACTCTTCCTGCTAGATTTTGGCGCAGTTAAGCAAGTAACAAATGTCCCATCTGGTTCTGCTTATTCCACAGGAATTTATTCTCTAGGATTTGCACCACCTGAACAAATGGCTGGGGGTCAAGTATTCCCATCTACAGATTTATATGCTTTGGCTGTAACTATTCTTACCTTGTTGACAGACCAAGAAGCCACTAAACTATTTGATGCGTATAGTAACCAATGGCAATGGCGAACACAAGCAAGTGTTAGCCCTCAGTTGGCTGATATTTTAGATAAAATGCTGCTGGCTGCTGCCAATCAACGCTTTCACTCAGCTGATGAGGTTTTGTCAGCACTTACCCAGCACGTAATACCGCCGACAATATTACCATCAACACAGCCACAGCAGCCACAGCAGCCACAGCAACGACCACGACCAATACAATCACAACCAGCATTTTCTACAATCGAATTGTTAATTGGAGCAGGGTTTAGTGGATTTGAAGGTGCATTGATAGCGATCGCCCTCTTGAGTTTATTAAAATCACCAATAATTACCCTGGCTACTGCTGCCACTATTTTAGGTATACTGATTTTTGCCCAAACTAGACGGTGGATTGAAAAATTCGATTTATTAATTATTCCGGGGATTAGCTTTGCAATTATCTTTTTTTTACCCTTGTTGCAAGGTGGCCTTGGTATTCAACAAATAGTTATTTTAGCCTTGGGCGCTGCATTAGTGGCTATTGCCCTGACATCTCTATTTCGCCTTATTTATAAATTATTATCTTTGATACTTTAA
- a CDS encoding LysR family transcriptional regulator, producing MSDLPFTLDQLRILKAIAVEGSFKRAADSLYVSQPAVSLQVQNLERQLDVPLFDRGGRRAQLTEAGHLLLSYGEKILSLCQETCRAIEDLQNLQGGTLIVGASQTTGTYLLPRMIGMFRQKYPDVAVQLHVHSTRRTSWSVANGQVDLAIIGGEIPGELAESLEIISYAEDELALILPVFHPFAKLETIQKEDLYKLQFIALDSQSTIRKVIDQVLARCEIDTRRFKVEMELNSIEAIKNAVQSGLGAAFVSTSAIAKELQMGVLHCTPIEGVVVKRNLWLIFNPNRYRSKAAEAFSQEILPQFANPEWNQNVLKLAQKNIVVTTLDAATPTSSGEG from the coding sequence ATGTCTGACCTTCCTTTCACTTTAGATCAGTTACGTATCCTGAAAGCGATCGCCGTAGAAGGGAGCTTCAAACGCGCCGCTGATAGTCTTTACGTCTCCCAACCAGCCGTTAGTTTACAAGTCCAAAATCTAGAACGACAACTGGATGTCCCCTTATTCGACCGTGGAGGACGTCGCGCCCAACTTACAGAAGCAGGGCATTTACTCTTAAGCTACGGAGAAAAAATTCTGAGTCTGTGTCAAGAAACCTGCCGCGCCATCGAAGATTTACAAAATCTCCAAGGCGGTACTTTGATTGTTGGCGCTTCTCAAACCACTGGTACTTATCTTTTGCCGAGAATGATCGGGATGTTCCGACAAAAGTATCCAGATGTGGCAGTGCAATTGCACGTCCACTCTACTCGGCGAACGTCTTGGAGTGTAGCTAACGGGCAAGTTGATTTAGCAATCATCGGCGGTGAAATTCCTGGTGAACTGGCAGAATCTTTGGAAATTATTTCTTACGCTGAAGATGAATTAGCCCTGATTCTACCCGTCTTTCATCCCTTTGCCAAACTTGAAACAATCCAAAAAGAAGACCTATATAAATTACAATTCATAGCTCTAGATTCCCAATCAACTATCCGCAAAGTAATTGACCAAGTACTAGCACGCTGCGAGATTGATACAAGACGTTTTAAAGTGGAAATGGAATTGAATTCCATAGAAGCAATTAAAAATGCTGTGCAATCTGGTCTAGGGGCTGCTTTTGTATCCACCAGCGCGATCGCCAAAGAGTTACAAATGGGCGTTCTGCACTGCACCCCTATTGAAGGCGTTGTTGTCAAACGGAATCTGTGGCTGATCTTTAATCCCAACCGTTATAGATCTAAAGCCGCAGAAGCCTTTAGTCAGGAAATTTTGCCTCAGTTTGCTAACCCAGAATGGAATCAAAATGTGTTAAAATTAGCACAAAAAAACATAGTAGTAACTACACTGGATGCAGCGACGCCTACCTCCTCCGGAGAAGGCTAA
- a CDS encoding NnrU family protein yields MMLTPWLTPSHFVMLGLLLTFAIAHSGGAALRPWAEKYIGARLYRIFFALISLPLAVILIIYFINHRYDGLVLWQVQGVSGVREVVWLLSAISFLFLYPATFNLLEIAAIQKPQVYLFETGIIRITRHPQMVGQIIWCVAHTLWLGTSFTLVTSIGLVLHHGFGVWHGDRRLLHRYGEAFEIVKQRTSIIPFQAILDGRQSLKWQEYLRPAYLGVAIFVVLLWLSHPLLLEATSTIKW; encoded by the coding sequence ATGATGCTGACTCCTTGGTTGACTCCTAGCCATTTTGTGATGCTGGGGTTATTATTAACTTTTGCGATCGCTCACAGTGGAGGTGCTGCTTTGCGCCCTTGGGCAGAAAAATACATTGGAGCAAGGCTGTATCGCATTTTCTTTGCATTAATCAGCTTACCGTTAGCTGTGATTTTAATTATTTACTTTATTAACCACCGATATGATGGTTTAGTACTTTGGCAAGTGCAAGGGGTGTCGGGAGTACGGGAAGTTGTTTGGTTGCTATCAGCGATTTCGTTTTTGTTTTTATATCCTGCTACCTTCAATCTACTAGAAATTGCTGCCATTCAAAAGCCCCAAGTTTATCTCTTCGAGACAGGAATAATTCGTATTACCCGCCATCCTCAAATGGTGGGGCAAATAATTTGGTGTGTTGCTCATACTCTTTGGCTAGGTACTAGTTTTACCCTTGTGACCTCAATTGGGTTAGTGTTACACCACGGGTTTGGAGTTTGGCATGGGGATCGTCGTCTCTTGCATCGCTATGGCGAAGCCTTTGAAATTGTGAAGCAGCGGACTTCAATTATTCCTTTTCAAGCAATTCTTGACGGTCGTCAATCTCTCAAATGGCAAGAATATCTTCGCCCTGCCTATTTGGGAGTCGCCATTTTTGTGGTCTTGCTTTGGTTATCCCACCCCCTGTTGTTGGAAGCAACTAGTACAATAAAATGGTAA
- a CDS encoding thioredoxin domain-containing protein: MVLSVSERTFTQEVLESPIPVLVNFEAPWCGLCRIIHPLLLQFKAQCGEEIKLVGVNADQNFKLSTTYKLKSLPTLLLIENGIVRHRLESFRGREDLRLALEEIKVSYSSRPKSYSSSKTADLECRSA, translated from the coding sequence ATGGTGTTGTCGGTTAGTGAGCGGACATTTACTCAAGAAGTTTTAGAATCTCCAATTCCTGTTTTAGTTAATTTTGAAGCACCCTGGTGTGGTTTGTGTCGAATTATTCATCCACTTTTATTGCAATTTAAAGCCCAATGTGGGGAGGAAATTAAATTGGTCGGGGTTAACGCCGATCAAAATTTCAAATTGTCTACTACTTATAAACTAAAGTCACTACCAACTCTACTATTGATTGAAAACGGAATTGTCCGGCATCGCTTGGAAAGTTTTCGTGGTAGAGAAGATTTACGTCTAGCCTTAGAAGAAATTAAAGTCAGCTATAGCAGCCGCCCTAAAAGCTACAGTAGCTCAAAAACAGCAGACTTGGAGTGTCGTTCAGCCTGA
- a CDS encoding NAD(P)H-quinone oxidoreductase subunit 5, translating to MEVIYQYAWLIPVLPLLGAMLVGLGLISLNQVTNRLRRLNAVVIISLMGAAMGLSLALLWSQIQGHPTYIRTLEWAAAGNFHLSMGYTIDHLTALMLVIVTTVAFLVMVYTDGYMAHDPGYVRFYAYLSLFGSSMLGLVVSPNLVQVYIFWELVGMCSYLLVGFWYDRKSAADAAQKAFVTNRVGDFGLLLGIIGLFWATGSFDFGVMGDRLTQLVESGSVSNFLAILLAILVFLGPVAKSAQFPLHVWLPDAMEGPTPISALIHAATMVAAGVFLIARMYPVFEHIPAAMNVIAFTGAFTAFLGATIAITQNDIKKGLAYSTISQLGYMVMAMGIGSYSAGLFHLMTHAYFKAMLFLDSGSVIHGMEGVVGHDPALAQDMRLMGGLRKYMPVTGTTFLIGCLAISGIPPFAGFWSKDEILGAAFEANPLLWLVGWLTAGITAFYMFRMYFLTFEGKFRGTDETIKEKLKKAATIVLESESEELAPAFGPGAMKHGELSATDDHHDSHDGHHSDTPHESPWTMTLPLALLAVPSILIGLTGTPYANYFEEFIFPPSETLTEVIEKAAEFNPTEFYVMAGASVGISLIGITLASLMYLQKKIDPAAIAAKIKPLYELSLNKWYFDDIYHRVFVLGLRRLARQVMEVDFRVVDGAVNLTGFFTLVSGEGLKYLENGRAQFYALIVFGAVLGLVIVFGVT from the coding sequence ATGGAAGTAATCTATCAGTATGCCTGGCTGATTCCAGTATTACCTCTTTTAGGGGCAATGCTGGTCGGTCTAGGGTTAATCTCGTTGAATCAAGTGACAAATCGCCTGCGGCGGCTGAACGCTGTAGTGATCATTTCCCTGATGGGGGCGGCTATGGGGTTGTCGCTTGCCTTGCTATGGAGCCAAATTCAAGGACACCCGACTTATATCCGCACCTTGGAATGGGCGGCGGCAGGCAATTTTCACCTGAGCATGGGCTACACTATTGACCACCTGACAGCCCTGATGCTGGTGATTGTGACAACGGTAGCCTTCCTCGTCATGGTCTACACCGATGGCTACATGGCTCACGACCCAGGTTACGTAAGGTTTTACGCCTATCTCAGTTTGTTTGGTTCCTCAATGTTGGGTTTAGTTGTAAGCCCCAACTTAGTACAGGTTTATATCTTCTGGGAACTGGTCGGGATGTGTTCCTACTTGCTGGTCGGCTTTTGGTACGATCGCAAGTCAGCAGCAGATGCTGCCCAAAAAGCATTTGTGACCAACCGCGTAGGTGACTTTGGTCTGTTGCTGGGCATTATCGGGCTGTTCTGGGCAACAGGAAGCTTTGATTTTGGTGTGATGGGCGATCGCCTCACACAACTCGTAGAATCAGGTTCTGTGAGCAATTTCCTCGCAATCCTGTTGGCAATTTTAGTTTTCTTAGGCCCAGTTGCCAAATCTGCTCAATTCCCCCTGCACGTCTGGCTCCCGGACGCAATGGAAGGCCCCACCCCCATTTCTGCTTTAATCCACGCAGCAACAATGGTGGCAGCGGGTGTTTTCCTAATTGCTCGGATGTACCCAGTATTTGAACACATCCCAGCAGCAATGAACGTAATTGCCTTTACAGGGGCATTTACGGCGTTTTTGGGCGCAACCATTGCGATTACCCAAAATGACATCAAAAAGGGCTTAGCTTACTCAACCATCTCCCAGTTAGGTTACATGGTGATGGCGATGGGAATAGGCTCTTACAGTGCTGGACTATTCCACTTGATGACTCACGCCTATTTCAAGGCAATGCTGTTCTTGGATTCTGGTTCTGTGATTCACGGCATGGAAGGAGTCGTCGGTCACGATCCCGCGTTAGCGCAGGATATGCGCTTGATGGGAGGATTGCGGAAGTATATGCCAGTTACCGGAACCACCTTTTTGATTGGTTGCTTGGCAATTTCCGGTATCCCACCCTTTGCGGGATTCTGGTCAAAAGATGAAATTCTTGGTGCTGCTTTTGAAGCTAACCCGCTTTTGTGGCTGGTTGGCTGGTTAACTGCTGGGATCACTGCTTTCTATATGTTTAGAATGTATTTCTTAACATTTGAAGGCAAATTCCGGGGTACTGACGAAACAATCAAGGAAAAGCTGAAGAAGGCAGCGACAATTGTTCTGGAATCAGAGTCAGAAGAATTAGCTCCGGCTTTTGGCCCTGGAGCAATGAAACACGGTGAATTGTCAGCAACTGATGACCATCATGATTCTCACGACGGTCATCACAGCGATACTCCCCACGAATCACCGTGGACAATGACCCTACCGTTGGCACTTTTAGCTGTGCCTTCAATTTTGATTGGTTTGACAGGTACACCTTATGCCAATTACTTTGAGGAGTTCATTTTTCCTCCCAGCGAAACCCTTACTGAAGTTATAGAAAAAGCCGCCGAGTTCAACCCGACGGAATTTTACGTAATGGCAGGGGCTTCAGTGGGAATTTCCTTAATTGGGATTACATTGGCTTCGCTGATGTATTTGCAAAAGAAAATTGACCCAGCAGCGATCGCTGCTAAAATCAAACCACTTTACGAGTTATCCCTCAACAAGTGGTACTTTGATGACATTTACCACCGTGTTTTTGTCCTTGGCTTACGCCGCCTAGCCAGACAAGTCATGGAAGTGGATTTCCGCGTTGTCGATGGTGCTGTTAACCTCACAGGCTTTTTTACCCTTGTGAGTGGTGAAGGTCTGAAATACCTAGAAAACGGCCGCGCTCAATTCTATGCCTTGATTGTGTTTGGGGCTGTTTTGGGCTTAGTGATTGTCTTTGGTGTTACCTAA
- a CDS encoding addiction module protein — protein MTLEQLEAEVLALPKDSQVILLARLLERLGQESGIDQEIAASWAEEAQKRDEDMNTNQITGIPAEEVFRRVCAS, from the coding sequence ATGACCCTTGAACAGCTGGAAGCCGAAGTTCTTGCACTTCCAAAAGATTCTCAAGTGATTTTATTAGCAAGATTATTGGAAAGATTGGGTCAAGAAAGTGGAATAGATCAAGAAATTGCGGCTAGTTGGGCTGAAGAAGCCCAGAAGCGTGATGAAGATATGAACACCAATCAAATTACTGGTATTCCGGCTGAAGAAGTGTTTCGACGAGTTTGTGCATCTTAA
- a CDS encoding DUF3368 domain-containing protein: MIVVCDTSPLCYLILIDCVEILPQLFGRITIPNAVCTELLAEGSYIQVQNWIAQPPSWLEIQTTTSLLPNLSNKLGIGEQETISLAVQLNAALIILDDMDARQAAIAQGLNVTGLLGVLYRAGTQEIIDFPNAISKLQLTTFRASSALIQSFLDRYYQEQG; encoded by the coding sequence ATGATAGTTGTATGCGATACTTCACCTTTGTGCTATCTCATCTTGATTGATTGTGTTGAAATTCTGCCTCAACTTTTCGGTCGCATCACCATCCCCAATGCCGTCTGCACAGAACTTCTTGCCGAAGGTTCTTACATCCAAGTTCAAAACTGGATAGCCCAACCTCCAAGCTGGTTAGAGATTCAAACTACCACATCTCTATTACCCAACTTATCTAACAAACTTGGTATAGGTGAGCAAGAAACCATTTCTCTGGCTGTCCAACTCAACGCCGCCCTAATTATCTTAGATGATATGGATGCTCGACAAGCAGCGATCGCACAAGGTCTTAATGTCACAGGCTTACTCGGTGTTCTTTATCGAGCAGGAACCCAAGAGATAATTGATTTTCCTAACGCCATTTCTAAATTGCAATTAACCACTTTTCGTGCATCTTCTGCCCTCATCCAAAGTTTTTTAGATCGTTATTACCAAGAACAAGGTTAA
- a CDS encoding UPF0175 family protein: MQITIEIPDDIAHQLANTPDQLSRRALESLVVEAYRHQQISTAQVQRLLNLSSRLATDAFLKTYEAYLPYTVADLEQDLQAIDQAITQQ, from the coding sequence ATGCAAATTACCATCGAAATACCCGATGACATTGCCCATCAACTCGCTAATACCCCTGACCAACTTTCTCGCCGCGCCTTAGAATCTCTAGTGGTTGAAGCTTATCGCCATCAACAAATTTCTACTGCTCAAGTTCAACGTCTGTTAAATCTTTCTTCTCGACTAGCTACCGATGCTTTTCTTAAAACCTATGAAGCTTACCTACCCTACACCGTAGCTGACTTAGAGCAAGACTTACAAGCTATTGACCAAGCTATTACCCAGCAATGA
- a CDS encoding helix-turn-helix transcriptional regulator has product MKEGSKYQPLLEFLRGSAQNEITLSFAEIETLIKDTLPNSAKSKRAWWSNRSKGALQASAWIEAGYRVEEVDFDKQQIKFYKPPNNFQVQVKGDTVVWNGELIKALRLHMGLTQAEFAERLGVRQKTVSNWENSLYVIPRSTSKHLELVAETAGFRYEKKPENSD; this is encoded by the coding sequence ATGAAGGAGGGCAGTAAATATCAGCCACTCCTTGAATTTTTACGTGGCAGCGCTCAAAATGAAATAACTTTATCATTTGCTGAAATTGAGACTTTAATAAAAGATACTTTGCCCAATTCAGCAAAAAGTAAACGGGCTTGGTGGAGTAATCGGAGCAAAGGCGCATTACAAGCTTCAGCCTGGATAGAAGCAGGATATCGTGTTGAGGAAGTTGATTTTGATAAGCAGCAAATAAAATTTTATAAACCTCCTAATAACTTTCAAGTTCAGGTTAAAGGTGACACTGTAGTGTGGAATGGCGAATTAATCAAAGCACTGCGTCTTCACATGGGTTTAACACAGGCAGAGTTTGCAGAAAGGCTTGGGGTGCGTCAGAAAACAGTCAGTAATTGGGAAAACAGTCTTTATGTAATACCTCGCTCTACCTCCAAACATTTGGAATTGGTGGCTGAAACAGCTGGATTTAGATATGAGAAAAAGCCAGAAAATTCAGATTAG
- a CDS encoding restriction endonuclease subunit S, which translates to MDINKYDIKRFLVKSSDLTRKKLFVEFYQPKFQFLFKKLHECPYPLHSLKELSNRMFDGPFGSNRKVDMYQDNGIIPYIRVKDVLPSGIFLDELKYISQEKHNELIRSRVVPGNLLITIAGRLGTAAVFPESLKEGNITGHIVGLELSKEINPHYVATFINSQLGEFQAIRLGHRTTRPELNLSEVGEFIIPVPPKPVQDLIAQIIQSAYSTHQEKLVAAQNLILGIQEYVIKVIGIKNVLPGSQNRFIIRRAQLNRFDVRYFLPFYTQLEQIIENSIYPTKNLSEICINIVNGLTPAKDSYTENGCVVIKVSSLTKNWQIEWNKVAFTSRTFFQKSKKAYVKDGDLLLLSASHQLDYIGGSFGLVRDIPIEYVDQCMAVGELIIVRVNHKIVLPEYLLTCFITKPIQELINRMSRGQTAHLYAEDLQHLRVPLPSMEIQQVIVDELNRRRNEANHLYTEAEYLLTEAKARVERMILGEEEVT; encoded by the coding sequence ATGGATATTAATAAATATGATATAAAGCGATTTCTAGTTAAATCAAGTGATTTGACTAGAAAGAAACTTTTTGTTGAATTTTATCAACCTAAGTTTCAATTTCTATTTAAAAAGTTGCATGAATGTCCATATCCTCTTCATTCATTAAAGGAATTAAGTAACCGGATGTTTGACGGGCCTTTTGGTAGTAATCGTAAAGTTGATATGTATCAGGATAATGGAATAATACCTTACATTAGAGTTAAGGATGTTCTACCTTCAGGAATTTTTTTAGATGAACTTAAATACATATCTCAAGAAAAACACAATGAATTGATTCGTAGCCGTGTAGTTCCAGGAAATCTTTTGATAACAATAGCGGGTAGACTTGGGACTGCTGCTGTATTTCCTGAAAGTCTAAAAGAAGGTAATATTACAGGTCATATTGTTGGTTTAGAACTTTCAAAAGAAATAAATCCTCATTATGTTGCAACATTTATTAATTCTCAATTAGGTGAATTTCAAGCTATTAGATTAGGGCATAGAACAACAAGACCAGAATTAAATTTATCTGAAGTTGGAGAGTTTATAATTCCTGTTCCCCCTAAACCTGTTCAAGACCTTATTGCTCAAATAATACAGAGTGCTTATTCTACACATCAAGAAAAGTTAGTAGCAGCACAGAACTTAATTTTAGGAATCCAAGAGTATGTAATTAAAGTAATTGGAATTAAAAATGTTTTACCAGGAAGTCAAAATAGATTTATCATTAGGCGAGCACAATTAAATCGCTTTGATGTCCGTTATTTTTTACCATTCTATACTCAGTTAGAGCAGATAATAGAAAATTCAATATATCCAACAAAAAACTTGTCTGAGATTTGCATAAACATAGTAAATGGATTAACTCCTGCTAAAGACAGTTATACGGAAAATGGCTGTGTAGTAATAAAAGTTTCCAGTCTTACAAAAAATTGGCAAATTGAATGGAATAAAGTAGCTTTTACATCAAGAACATTTTTTCAAAAATCTAAAAAAGCATACGTAAAAGATGGAGATTTACTTTTACTTTCAGCCTCTCATCAGTTGGATTATATTGGTGGAAGTTTTGGTTTGGTAAGAGATATTCCTATTGAATATGTTGATCAATGTATGGCAGTTGGTGAGTTAATTATTGTTCGAGTTAATCATAAAATTGTACTTCCAGAATACTTACTTACTTGTTTTATCACTAAACCTATTCAAGAGCTTATCAACCGAATGTCTAGAGGTCAAACTGCTCACCTTTATGCAGAAGACTTGCAACATCTACGCGTTCCCTTACCGTCTATGGAAATTCAGCAAGTAATCGTAGATGAATTAAACAGACGACGTAATGAAGCAAATCATCTGTATACCGAAGCTGAATACTTGCTGACTGAAGCAAAAGCTCGTGTTGAACGCATGATATTAGGAGAAGAAGAAGTGACATGA